From Hyphomicrobiales bacterium, a single genomic window includes:
- a CDS encoding PLP-dependent transferase, producing MTSTKDDVSLATLFAQADGVIDPANGAVVPAIQPATTFARDEHNQLVSDGHLYSRDDNDLARLAERILAKSEKADDGLLFPTGMAAVAAVLRTVPNGGRIIMQNAIYWGTTKWTREFCARRQIELIEVDCSTLSDLEAVAQPADILWIETPSNPFLKTTNIAACSSLAKQMGAALVVDSTAATPVLSNPLAFGADIVMHSATKGINGHSDVLAGFLATSNADSDLWKAISTDRHDAGAVIGPFEAWLLIRGMRTLPLRMERMCDTALVLAKMLESHPNVESVLYPGLPDDAGHSLATKQMAGGFGCLVSFLVKGGKQEALAVAGRLNLFKRATSLGGVESLVEHRNTVEPAIDDRLLRLSVGIEGADDLLADLEQALSVL from the coding sequence ATGACTTCAACCAAGGATGATGTGTCGCTTGCGACGTTGTTTGCGCAGGCAGACGGGGTGATTGATCCAGCAAACGGTGCTGTGGTTCCCGCCATTCAACCAGCGACCACTTTTGCACGGGATGAACACAATCAACTGGTTTCAGATGGCCACCTTTATAGCCGTGACGATAATGATTTAGCCCGCCTTGCTGAACGAATTTTGGCGAAATCTGAAAAGGCGGATGATGGCTTGTTGTTCCCAACAGGCATGGCAGCAGTTGCGGCTGTATTGCGTACTGTGCCCAATGGCGGGCGCATCATTATGCAGAATGCGATTTATTGGGGAACCACCAAATGGACCCGCGAGTTTTGCGCACGCAGACAAATTGAGCTGATTGAGGTGGATTGTTCAACCCTATCGGACCTTGAAGCGGTCGCTCAGCCTGCCGATATTTTATGGATTGAAACGCCGTCAAATCCGTTTTTGAAAACCACTAATATTGCCGCTTGTTCATCGCTTGCAAAACAAATGGGTGCAGCCCTTGTGGTTGATTCAACGGCTGCAACGCCGGTTTTATCTAATCCGCTCGCGTTCGGTGCAGACATTGTTATGCACTCAGCAACCAAAGGGATTAACGGGCACAGCGATGTGTTGGCTGGTTTTCTGGCCACCTCTAATGCTGATAGCGATCTATGGAAGGCGATCTCCACAGATAGACATGATGCGGGTGCCGTAATTGGCCCGTTTGAGGCTTGGCTGTTGATTAGAGGCATGCGGACTTTACCGCTTCGCATGGAGCGGATGTGTGATACGGCGCTTGTTCTTGCCAAGATGCTTGAAAGCCATCCGAATGTTGAGAGTGTTCTTTATCCGGGACTTCCCGATGATGCAGGGCACAGTCTCGCGACGAAACAAATGGCGGGCGGCTTTGGTTGCTTGGTGTCTTTTCTTGTTAAAGGCGGCAAGCAGGAAGCTTTAGCGGTGGCAGGGCGTTTGAACTTGTTCAAGCGCGCAACATCACTTGGCGGTGTTGAAAGTCTTGTTGAACATCGCAACACGGTAGAACCTGCCATTGATGACAGGTTGCTTCGTTTATCAGTCGGGATTGAAGGAGCTGATGACTTGCTTGCTGATTTGGAGCAGGCATTGTCCGTTCTCTAA
- a CDS encoding ATP-binding protein — protein sequence MLKRRLYLQIYSIFLISLIAVVVAFAIFTHLNRSGSQDQTLARTLGRLIVLSVPEKNLPLAEQQAEIKELGRELQLSLTLFDAEQQPIAHVGELLKLPSHFVTAQRSQMRLPGGKTALKTADGRFLVVSGIKAPPLRPITRIWVFLIATGLVVSIVAYPFVKRLTRRLEALKHSVEIIGSGDLKTRVAVEGNDEVASLATSFNAAAEQIEGLLNSQKMLLANASHELRTPLSRIRLGIELLENPKNSGRISDLRGDIAELDDLIDEILLMSRLDTKTDVILEQGIDLVAIAAEESARFEDCHLEGTAPLITGDRRLLARLIRNLLQNAKIHGKSPSHIALDSRDGHIVLTVKDAGKGFPAGEESRLFQAFQRGRDRQNVSGYGLGLALVQQIAEAHKGTVEIVPKSEAQSAVRVFLPVNLGG from the coding sequence ATGCTGAAAAGGCGCCTGTATCTCCAAATTTATAGTATTTTTCTCATCAGCCTAATCGCTGTTGTTGTAGCTTTTGCTATATTCACCCATCTCAACAGATCAGGGTCACAAGATCAGACGTTAGCAAGAACTTTGGGCCGCTTGATCGTTCTTTCCGTTCCAGAAAAAAACCTCCCTCTAGCCGAGCAGCAAGCAGAAATAAAAGAGCTTGGGCGTGAATTACAATTATCCCTTACTTTATTCGATGCTGAACAACAGCCAATCGCGCATGTTGGGGAGTTGTTAAAACTACCTTCTCATTTTGTAACCGCACAAAGATCCCAGATGCGCCTTCCAGGTGGCAAAACGGCGCTCAAAACAGCTGATGGTCGTTTCTTAGTGGTGAGCGGCATTAAGGCTCCGCCTTTACGCCCAATTACTCGTATTTGGGTTTTCCTTATTGCCACCGGACTTGTTGTGAGCATCGTTGCTTATCCCTTCGTCAAACGACTAACGCGTCGACTGGAAGCACTGAAACACAGTGTCGAAATCATTGGTTCTGGTGATTTAAAAACACGCGTTGCGGTGGAAGGAAATGATGAAGTTGCCTCCCTAGCAACCAGCTTTAACGCGGCAGCCGAGCAAATAGAGGGGCTTTTAAATTCACAAAAAATGCTGCTCGCTAATGCGTCCCACGAATTGCGGACGCCTTTGTCACGCATTCGTCTTGGCATTGAACTCTTAGAAAATCCGAAAAATTCTGGCCGTATTTCTGATCTACGCGGAGATATTGCTGAACTTGATGATTTGATTGATGAAATCTTGCTAATGAGCCGCCTTGATACAAAAACCGATGTTATTTTGGAACAAGGCATCGACCTTGTAGCCATCGCCGCAGAAGAAAGCGCGCGGTTTGAAGATTGCCACCTTGAGGGCACAGCTCCCTTGATAACAGGTGATCGCCGCTTATTGGCACGCCTCATTCGCAATCTTCTACAAAACGCTAAAATACATGGGAAATCGCCAAGTCACATTGCATTGGATAGCCGAGACGGCCACATAGTCCTGACCGTAAAAGACGCTGGTAAAGGCTTCCCTGCAGGAGAAGAAAGTCGACTGTTTCAAGCCTTCCAACGTGGCCGTGACCGGCAAAATGTTTCTGGGTATGGCCTCGGCTTGGCCTTGGTTCAACAAATCGCCGAAGCGCACAAAGGGACTGTCGAGATTGTTCCTAAATCCGAAGCACAATCAGCTGTTCGCGTTTTCCTACCCGTAAACTTGGGCGGATAA
- a CDS encoding phosphoadenosine phosphosulfate reductase family protein: MTRLTHLQRLEAEAIHIMREVAAEAEKPVMLYSVGKDSAVMLHLAQKAFYPSKPPFPLMHVDTTWKFGEM; the protein is encoded by the coding sequence ATGACACGACTAACACACCTTCAACGGCTTGAAGCAGAAGCCATTCACATTATGCGTGAAGTGGCGGCAGAAGCTGAAAAACCCGTTATGTTATATTCGGTTGGCAAAGATTCAGCCGTTATGCTGCATTTGGCTCAAAAGGCCTTTTATCCATCAAAGCCCCCTTTCCCGCTGATGCATGTGGATACCACATGGAAGTTCGGCGAGATG
- a CDS encoding Spy/CpxP family protein refolding chaperone translates to MKKKQQKHAANTTQKSFMLALGMMAVLGAGLATTSIVSSNSALAHSQEKADKGGDRTHKKSKRSRPTEAQLEERASRMIERLSNELGANDIQREKISTLVMTFTKDVRPLRKQARKIRKDIEVLLLKDNIDRDKVEKLRKERLAEIDRATGKITLAMVEVAEVLSPEQRRKLSDKLDRMGKKRWHRR, encoded by the coding sequence ATGAAAAAGAAACAACAAAAACACGCAGCCAATACAACCCAAAAAAGCTTTATGTTGGCTTTAGGAATGATGGCGGTTCTAGGTGCCGGACTTGCTACAACAAGTATCGTTTCATCCAATTCAGCTTTGGCCCACAGCCAAGAAAAAGCAGATAAAGGTGGCGACCGCACTCACAAGAAATCTAAACGTTCGCGCCCAACAGAAGCACAGCTCGAAGAACGCGCCTCTCGTATGATCGAGCGTTTGTCTAATGAACTTGGTGCAAATGACATCCAGCGGGAAAAAATAAGTACGCTTGTTATGACCTTCACGAAAGATGTTCGCCCATTGCGTAAGCAAGCACGGAAAATTCGCAAAGATATTGAAGTGCTGTTGCTCAAAGATAACATCGATCGCGATAAAGTCGAAAAATTGCGCAAAGAGAGACTAGCCGAAATTGATCGCGCAACAGGCAAAATTACTTTGGCAATGGTTGAAGTTGCAGAAGTTCTATCGCCAGAACAACGTCGCAAGTTGAGCGATAAGCTCGATCGCATGGGCAAAAAGCGTTGGCATCGTCGCTAG
- a CDS encoding pyridoxal phosphate-dependent aminotransferase — protein sequence MRKTAILDRLQGTGGDKWELYLKARALVAEGRDIIEVTIGEPDVPMPAELIDAASAAMHQGRTNYADGRGEIGLREALAAHYTKTRGRSFGVQDILCFPGTQTSLFSVLMGIAEAGDEVLVGDPMYATYEGVIRASGAKVVPVPLRSENGFRLSVDDLRQYVSENTTAILLTTPHNPTGAILNEADVAEIGAFAKEHDLWIVSDEVYDQLVFDGNTFYSPLSNPDLSDRAIAVSSISKSHAAPGFRSGWCVGPSEFIERLLPFSEAMLFGSQPFIADMTAQAIRDGSSVAKGMKERFSTRAALLVDRLSKETSLQATMPQAGMFAMVDVSSTGLSGRDYALDLLEKFEVAVMPGSSFGTTVENWVRVALTIDDEPFEEACNRIIEHSKSFEGNRP from the coding sequence ATGAGAAAAACGGCAATTTTGGATCGTTTGCAGGGGACGGGCGGTGATAAGTGGGAATTGTATCTAAAGGCCCGCGCGCTTGTTGCTGAAGGTCGCGATATTATCGAGGTGACAATTGGTGAGCCTGATGTGCCAATGCCAGCTGAGTTGATTGATGCAGCAAGTGCTGCCATGCATCAAGGCCGAACCAATTACGCAGATGGGCGCGGTGAAATAGGACTGCGTGAGGCTTTGGCAGCTCATTATACCAAAACGCGGGGCCGTTCTTTTGGTGTCCAAGACATTCTTTGTTTTCCTGGAACGCAAACAAGCTTGTTCAGCGTATTGATGGGCATTGCTGAAGCGGGAGATGAAGTGCTTGTTGGTGATCCAATGTACGCCACCTATGAGGGTGTTATTCGGGCCAGTGGTGCAAAGGTGGTGCCTGTTCCTCTGCGTTCTGAAAATGGATTTCGCTTGTCGGTCGATGATCTGCGCCAATATGTGAGCGAAAACACAACGGCGATATTGCTCACCACTCCGCATAACCCAACAGGGGCGATTTTGAATGAGGCGGATGTTGCTGAAATTGGCGCCTTCGCGAAAGAGCATGATCTTTGGATCGTGTCTGATGAGGTTTATGATCAATTGGTGTTTGATGGGAACACCTTCTACTCCCCGCTTTCTAATCCTGATTTGAGCGACCGTGCAATTGCTGTTTCGTCGATCTCAAAATCACATGCAGCGCCCGGTTTTAGAAGCGGCTGGTGTGTTGGGCCATCAGAATTTATCGAGCGCTTGTTGCCGTTTTCAGAAGCAATGTTGTTTGGTAGCCAGCCCTTTATCGCGGACATGACAGCGCAAGCAATTCGTGATGGGTCATCTGTGGCGAAGGGCATGAAGGAGCGTTTTTCCACGCGCGCGGCTCTGCTGGTTGATCGCTTATCAAAAGAGACAAGCTTGCAAGCGACAATGCCGCAAGCAGGCATGTTTGCAATGGTGGATGTATCTTCTACAGGTCTATCAGGCCGCGATTATGCGCTGGACCTTTTAGAGAAATTTGAGGTTGCCGTTATGCCCGGTTCATCGTTTGGGACAACGGTTGAAAACTGGGTGCGGGTCGCACTCACCATTGATGATGAGCCGTTTGAAGAAGCGTGCAATCGCATTATTGAACACTCAAAAAGCTTCGAAGGAAACCGACCATGA
- a CDS encoding response regulator transcription factor: MTETLLIVEDDARLAEMVSDYLGSFSYKVTIVGTGADALAEQNRHPYDALILDLGLPDIDGLDLCRTLRATSNIPILMLTAKGDLMDRIVGLEMGADDYLAKPFEPRELLARLRAILRRQKDPTTDDTLKFGRLEIRPSSMMAQLDGKPCTLTGHQFKLLEALAKAPGRVLSRDYLMDALKGENLEAFDRSIDVHISRIRAEIEDDPKAPKRVITVRGAGYVFAKEQD; this comes from the coding sequence ATGACTGAAACACTACTCATAGTAGAAGATGATGCCCGACTAGCCGAGATGGTCTCTGACTATCTCGGCTCGTTTTCCTACAAGGTAACGATTGTTGGAACAGGGGCTGATGCCCTTGCCGAGCAAAATCGACACCCCTACGACGCGCTCATCCTTGATCTGGGTCTGCCAGATATAGACGGCCTTGATTTATGTCGCACCCTTCGCGCCACATCCAATATTCCCATCTTAATGTTGACAGCAAAAGGTGACTTGATGGACCGCATTGTGGGGCTTGAAATGGGGGCTGATGACTATCTTGCCAAACCCTTTGAACCACGAGAATTACTCGCGCGATTACGCGCTATTTTGCGCCGACAAAAAGACCCAACCACTGATGACACATTAAAATTTGGTCGGTTGGAAATTCGCCCAAGTTCAATGATGGCGCAACTTGACGGAAAACCATGCACACTCACGGGACATCAATTCAAACTACTGGAAGCGCTTGCTAAAGCGCCAGGCAGAGTTTTAAGCCGCGACTATTTGATGGATGCCTTAAAGGGTGAAAACCTTGAAGCATTTGATCGTTCAATTGATGTGCATATTTCTCGCATACGCGCCGAGATAGAGGATGACCCAAAAGCACCAAAGCGCGTCATCACTGTTCGCGGTGCGGGTTATGTCTTTGCCAAAGAACAGGACTAA
- a CDS encoding nucleotide sugar dehydrogenase — MKIAVAGLGYVGMSNAVLLAQKYDVVAVDLSSERVDMVNNKKSPIQDTEIEHFLAEKELKLSATTDAEAAYKDADYVIVSTPTNYDPKHNYFDTSSVEAVIDQVTKINPTAAIIIKSTIPVGYVERVRKDKNVDTVIFSPEFLREGQALKDNLYPSRIIVGEKSERAEIFGNMLKECAHKEDVDVLFMGSSEAEAVKLFANTYLAMRVAYFNELDSYALYSDLDIKDIIGGVCLDPRIGKHYNNPSFGYGGYCLPKDSKQLLANYNAVPQNMIRAIVDANSTRKDFIAERILDKSPTVVGIYRLTMKAGSDNFRDSSILGIMKRIKAKGIEVRVYEPLLEDELFFNSPVIRGIEAFKQGCDVIVANRLTDDIRDVEDKVFTRDVFGDS; from the coding sequence GTGAAAATTGCTGTTGCTGGACTTGGTTATGTTGGGATGTCAAATGCTGTGCTGCTTGCACAAAAATATGACGTGGTTGCAGTCGATCTTTCTTCAGAGCGTGTTGACATGGTCAACAACAAAAAATCCCCCATTCAGGATACAGAAATTGAACATTTCTTAGCCGAGAAAGAACTCAAATTATCAGCAACGACCGATGCAGAAGCGGCCTATAAAGATGCAGACTATGTAATCGTCTCCACGCCAACAAATTATGATCCGAAACACAATTACTTCGACACATCTTCTGTTGAAGCCGTGATTGATCAGGTTACTAAAATCAATCCAACGGCAGCAATCATTATCAAATCAACCATTCCCGTTGGATATGTCGAACGCGTTCGTAAAGACAAAAATGTCGACACAGTTATCTTCTCGCCTGAATTTTTGCGCGAAGGACAAGCACTCAAAGACAACCTTTATCCCTCACGCATTATCGTTGGCGAAAAATCAGAGCGGGCTGAAATCTTCGGCAATATGCTGAAAGAATGCGCCCACAAAGAAGATGTCGATGTCCTGTTTATGGGCTCTTCAGAAGCGGAAGCCGTTAAACTCTTCGCCAATACATACCTTGCCATGCGCGTTGCTTATTTCAACGAGTTAGACAGCTACGCATTATACAGTGACCTCGACATCAAGGATATTATTGGCGGTGTATGTCTGGATCCTCGGATCGGTAAGCATTACAATAATCCATCCTTTGGATATGGCGGTTATTGCCTGCCTAAAGATAGCAAACAGCTTCTGGCAAACTACAATGCTGTCCCACAAAACATGATCCGCGCCATTGTTGATGCAAACTCAACGCGGAAAGATTTTATAGCAGAGCGTATCTTAGACAAATCACCAACCGTGGTTGGCATTTATAGATTGACCATGAAGGCTGGCTCAGACAATTTCCGCGATAGTTCAATCCTTGGCATTATGAAGCGCATCAAAGCCAAAGGTATCGAGGTGCGTGTTTATGAACCGCTGTTAGAAGATGAGCTCTTTTTCAATTCGCCCGTCATTCGCGGTATCGAAGCGTTCAAACAAGGCTGCGATGTGATTGTCGCAAACCGCCTCACCGATGACATTCGCGATGTAGAAGATAAAGTATTCACACGCGACGTTTTCGGCGACAGCTAA
- a CDS encoding transporter substrate-binding domain-containing protein: MKKIITILAGTAAALSMSAQLAFADLKIGIAAEAYPPFAEKAADGTWKGWEVDMIGAVCAAMNEKCEIVPIAWDGIIPALLAKKMDVIMASMSITEERQKTIAFSDKYYNTPAVIVAPKGSSISGDAASVKGKIVGVQVSTIHANYVEKHFGDADAKSYNTFDEHNQDLVAGRVDAVVGDSLAMQPFLSSDAGKGFEIKGELNDVAVFGPGVGGGLRKEDTDLAAKLNAAIKKVREDGTYGEISKKYFSFDIYGG; this comes from the coding sequence ATGAAAAAAATTATCACAATACTCGCAGGCACTGCAGCCGCTTTATCCATGAGTGCACAGCTGGCATTCGCTGACCTTAAAATCGGCATCGCAGCAGAAGCTTATCCGCCATTTGCTGAAAAAGCAGCAGACGGCACATGGAAAGGCTGGGAAGTGGATATGATCGGCGCGGTATGTGCTGCAATGAATGAGAAATGTGAAATTGTGCCCATCGCATGGGACGGCATTATTCCAGCGCTTTTGGCAAAGAAAATGGACGTGATCATGGCATCTATGTCGATCACTGAAGAGCGCCAAAAAACCATCGCGTTTTCTGACAAATACTACAATACCCCTGCTGTGATCGTTGCGCCAAAAGGTTCAAGCATCAGCGGTGATGCAGCAAGCGTTAAAGGCAAAATCGTTGGCGTTCAGGTTTCAACTATTCACGCAAACTACGTTGAAAAACATTTTGGCGACGCGGATGCAAAATCATACAACACCTTCGATGAGCACAACCAAGACCTCGTCGCTGGTCGTGTTGATGCTGTTGTTGGCGATTCACTTGCCATGCAACCATTCCTTTCAAGCGATGCTGGCAAAGGTTTTGAGATCAAAGGTGAGCTCAACGATGTTGCAGTCTTCGGCCCAGGTGTCGGTGGCGGCTTACGCAAAGAAGACACTGATCTTGCTGCAAAACTAAACGCAGCGATCAAGAAAGTCCGCGAAGATGGCACATACGGCGAGATCTCGAAGAAATACTTCAGCTTCGATATTTACGGCGGCTAA
- a CDS encoding ABC transporter ATP-binding protein, with product MLDVKNIHKSFGTLEVLKGISLSATEGDVVSIIGSSGSGKSTFLRCINLLEQPSQGEISLNGEALEFKQGKDGLVPANKRQVERFRSQLGMVFQGFNLWQHMTVLQNVIEGPIQVLKTPKKEAIERAEGILNTVGLWEKRDQYPAFMSGGQQQRAAIARALAMEPRVMLFDEPTSALDPELVGEVLKVIRSLAEEGRTMIMVTHEMKFARDVSSNVVYLHEGKIEEQGPPSKLFGNPDSDRCRAFVQSVH from the coding sequence ATGCTTGACGTAAAGAATATCCATAAGTCTTTTGGAACCCTTGAAGTTCTCAAAGGCATTTCGTTGAGCGCCACTGAAGGTGATGTTGTGTCAATCATCGGTTCTAGTGGCTCAGGCAAAAGCACTTTTTTAAGATGCATCAATCTCCTTGAACAACCATCACAAGGCGAGATTTCCCTTAATGGTGAAGCGCTTGAGTTTAAACAGGGGAAAGATGGTTTAGTGCCTGCTAATAAACGGCAGGTCGAACGCTTCCGCTCGCAGCTAGGTATGGTCTTTCAAGGCTTCAATCTCTGGCAACATATGACGGTTTTGCAAAACGTCATTGAAGGCCCTATTCAAGTTTTAAAAACGCCAAAAAAAGAAGCGATCGAGCGGGCAGAGGGTATTTTAAACACCGTCGGTCTTTGGGAAAAACGCGACCAATACCCAGCCTTCATGTCAGGCGGCCAACAGCAGCGCGCGGCCATCGCTCGCGCTTTGGCCATGGAGCCACGGGTCATGTTGTTTGATGAGCCAACCTCAGCTCTCGATCCTGAACTGGTCGGCGAAGTGTTGAAAGTTATCCGCTCCTTAGCCGAAGAAGGCCGCACCATGATTATGGTGACACACGAAATGAAATTTGCCCGCGATGTTTCCTCCAATGTTGTCTATCTGCATGAGGGAAAAATCGAAGAGCAAGGTCCACCATCAAAATTATTCGGCAATCCAGACAGTGACCGCTGTCGGGCGTTTGTCCAATCGGTTCATTAG
- a CDS encoding ABC transporter permease subunit (The N-terminal region of this protein, as described by TIGR01726, is a three transmembrane segment that identifies a subfamily of ABC transporter permease subunits, which specificities that include histidine, arginine, glutamine, glutamate, L-cystine (sic), the opines (in Agrobacterium) octopine and nopaline, etc.) encodes MEWYWLPEYAPRFVEGVWLTIQLLLLAMFFGMAIAIPVGLVQVTGPRPLAWLAKAFTTLIRGTPLLVQIWLVYYGLGSLFPSIPGIRESFLWPVLRDAFPYAVFALTLSVAGYEGEILRGAFRSVPNGELEAARAMGMSRFTILRRIWLPRALQNVFPTLTGEFILTLKATPLVSTITIYEAFGVGTIVRQETYRIYEPLLLLAAIYAFLTLILVVIFRYFENRIPKRAL; translated from the coding sequence ATGGAATGGTATTGGCTCCCTGAATATGCACCCCGATTTGTCGAAGGGGTTTGGCTTACAATACAATTGCTTTTACTGGCGATGTTTTTTGGCATGGCAATAGCCATACCCGTCGGCCTCGTTCAGGTAACAGGCCCTCGCCCACTTGCATGGTTGGCAAAGGCATTCACAACCCTCATTCGGGGAACGCCGTTATTGGTTCAAATCTGGCTGGTCTATTACGGGCTAGGGTCGTTGTTTCCCTCAATTCCTGGAATTCGAGAAAGCTTCCTCTGGCCAGTCTTGCGCGATGCTTTCCCTTATGCCGTGTTTGCCCTCACCTTAAGTGTTGCAGGCTATGAGGGAGAAATTCTTCGCGGTGCTTTTCGCAGTGTACCAAATGGCGAACTGGAAGCCGCGCGTGCCATGGGCATGTCTCGCTTCACTATTTTGCGCCGCATCTGGCTACCACGTGCGCTTCAAAATGTGTTCCCAACACTCACCGGTGAATTCATTTTGACACTGAAAGCAACGCCGCTTGTTTCAACAATCACGATTTATGAAGCTTTTGGCGTTGGCACTATTGTGCGACAGGAAACATACCGCATCTACGAGCCGCTCTTATTACTGGCGGCCATCTATGCATTTTTAACGCTCATTCTTGTCGTGATCTTCCGCTATTTTGAAAATCGCATACCAAAGCGAGCGCTGTAA
- a CDS encoding YbfB/YjiJ family MFS transporter — MSATPSRPWLVLAGLALGVTATNGLARFAYGLLLPAMQSEMGWSYAQAGWLNTANALGYLAGAIITMLMIRRVTPAHLFAFGLITTTLALLATGLNTALWWQTLWRILAGLFGAMSFSTAGALAAGLFQDDKRRNALAIAILFGTGGGLGIVLAGAVLPLMLDAYGSSAWPNGWVFIGFAALSFLPLSLWASMQLHVPKQERAEAVPLPIRRMLPEIIGYGGFGLGYIVYLTFLSAWMSEQGTGALFIAFVWVLLGVCLCFSPLVWRPILERYASGLPLALILVCVAIGSALPVVLPNGPVLLFSAVVFGLSVFMAPGAVTSFTRQNLPPESWGRAISLFTVIFAVAQTLGPYGAGIVGDLFENIGVSLLVAAGLLLLGAVAALMQKPL; from the coding sequence ATGAGTGCCACGCCATCCCGTCCATGGCTTGTGCTGGCAGGTCTTGCTTTGGGTGTTACGGCGACCAATGGTTTAGCGCGGTTTGCCTATGGGTTGTTATTGCCTGCCATGCAATCTGAAATGGGTTGGAGTTATGCGCAGGCCGGTTGGCTGAACACAGCAAACGCGCTTGGTTATCTTGCAGGCGCTATCATAACCATGTTGATGATTAGGCGGGTCACGCCAGCGCATTTGTTCGCCTTTGGGTTGATCACGACCACTTTGGCGCTTCTAGCGACAGGCCTCAATACGGCTCTTTGGTGGCAAACCTTGTGGCGGATCTTGGCAGGGTTGTTTGGTGCAATGTCGTTTTCAACAGCTGGGGCATTGGCGGCAGGTTTGTTTCAAGATGACAAACGACGCAATGCGCTGGCCATTGCGATTTTGTTCGGTACAGGTGGTGGTTTGGGGATTGTGCTTGCTGGCGCTGTTCTCCCATTAATGCTGGATGCCTATGGATCGAGCGCTTGGCCGAACGGTTGGGTATTTATTGGTTTTGCAGCGCTGTCATTTCTACCGCTTAGTCTTTGGGCTTCTATGCAATTGCATGTTCCCAAACAAGAACGAGCCGAAGCCGTCCCGCTGCCAATACGCCGTATGTTGCCGGAGATCATCGGCTACGGAGGGTTTGGCTTGGGCTACATCGTCTATCTAACGTTCCTGTCTGCATGGATGAGCGAGCAGGGAACGGGCGCCTTATTCATTGCCTTTGTCTGGGTTTTGCTTGGCGTGTGTTTGTGTTTTTCGCCCTTAGTCTGGAGGCCTATCTTAGAGCGCTATGCGTCGGGACTTCCTTTGGCGTTGATTTTGGTCTGCGTCGCGATTGGCTCAGCTCTTCCTGTGGTGCTGCCTAATGGTCCCGTGTTGTTGTTTTCTGCCGTGGTGTTTGGCTTGTCGGTGTTTATGGCACCGGGTGCCGTCACAAGCTTCACCCGCCAAAATTTGCCGCCAGAAAGTTGGGGGCGGGCCATTAGCTTGTTCACTGTCATCTTCGCCGTAGCGCAGACCCTTGGGCCTTATGGTGCCGGAATTGTTGGTGATCTGTTTGAGAATATCGGCGTAAGCTTGCTCGTTGCGGCTGGCTTGTTGCTGTTGGGTGCAGTTGCGGCGTTAATGCAGAAACCGCTTTGA
- a CDS encoding ABC transporter permease, with protein sequence MEQALEYLAFSPPGWGGNLLRGLLSTLQIAFGAYALGLCLGLCGALGKIYGGPVTRWGLEIYTTLIRAVPELVLILLLYYAGTDLLNTALESFGYERVDIDGLWAGIYVIGFVQGAYSTEVFRAAFQAVPTGQIEAARAIGMSPFKSHTRVVIPAMIPFAIPGLANLWLITTKDTALLAVVGFSELLLETKQAAGGTKSYLLFYCAAAVLYLLVTLCSNVIFGQIERHYRRGQPAQT encoded by the coding sequence ATGGAACAAGCCCTCGAATATTTAGCCTTTTCACCGCCTGGTTGGGGCGGAAATTTGCTACGGGGTTTACTGAGCACTCTTCAAATCGCGTTTGGCGCTTATGCGCTTGGCCTTTGTCTTGGCCTTTGCGGTGCTCTGGGCAAAATCTACGGTGGCCCCGTGACCAGATGGGGGCTTGAAATATACACCACGCTCATCCGCGCGGTGCCTGAACTGGTACTCATTCTTCTGCTTTATTATGCTGGCACAGACCTCCTCAACACAGCTCTCGAGAGTTTCGGCTATGAGCGTGTAGATATTGATGGCTTATGGGCTGGCATCTATGTCATCGGCTTTGTGCAAGGCGCTTATTCAACTGAAGTGTTCCGCGCAGCCTTTCAAGCCGTGCCAACTGGCCAAATCGAAGCCGCCCGTGCCATCGGCATGTCACCGTTTAAAAGCCATACCCGCGTGGTCATCCCAGCGATGATACCCTTCGCTATTCCCGGCCTTGCCAACCTGTGGCTTATCACCACAAAAGACACAGCCCTTTTGGCCGTTGTAGGCTTCAGCGAATTGCTGTTAGAAACCAAACAGGCCGCAGGCGGTACAAAATCATATTTGTTGTTTTATTGTGCCGCAGCCGTTCTCTACCTCCTTGTCACCCTTTGTTCCAACGTCATCTTCGGCCAGATCGAGCGCCATTATCGACGTGGACAACCGGCACAGACATAG